One part of the Candidatus Omnitrophota bacterium genome encodes these proteins:
- a CDS encoding transglutaminase-like domain-containing protein has product MYIAAFFSMALGFIALTAEGDISLPESAADLLAEGEYSQAARIIDAQAAQASDVRERLAWEAERLRRIVLDYSLDREELLRQLRRRIKDFQENELAQWMEESRFDWRKIDGEMRFLYPSVSNLFFRYPELRARRRLPASEEYGRFLARIAASWRHPEAEAYEFVRARRFHVQMNLTIAKDAAPDGANIRCWLPIPIENSFQKHFSLISSDPAALHIAASDAPHRSIYLEKKTQAGKPTAFTIDYEYVSSPRYGEIDSQKVTALVPAKARRFTLEEPPHIVFLPEMGALLESIAGEETNPYTIAKRIYDWIGENFRYSYAPEYSTIRNLSHYALAKRYGDCGQIAMLFITLCRMKGIPARWESGWMLYPEMTGLHDWCAIYLDPYGWIPVDANMGISALHDWDFLSPEEKETVRDFYFGRMDPYRLEANSNHGGTFDPAKKYFRSDPVDFQRGEAETSEENLYYHRFDYDLKILSSQLE; this is encoded by the coding sequence CGCCTTTTTCTCTATGGCGTTAGGTTTTATTGCTTTGACGGCGGAAGGGGATATATCGCTGCCGGAATCCGCTGCCGATCTGCTCGCAGAAGGCGAATATTCCCAGGCGGCGCGGATCATAGATGCACAAGCGGCGCAAGCGAGCGATGTCCGCGAACGCCTGGCTTGGGAAGCGGAGCGGCTGCGGCGCATCGTGTTGGATTATTCTCTCGACCGCGAGGAGCTCTTGCGGCAGTTGCGCCGCAGAATCAAAGATTTTCAAGAGAATGAACTGGCGCAGTGGATGGAGGAGAGTCGTTTCGATTGGCGCAAAATCGACGGCGAAATGCGGTTTCTCTACCCCAGCGTCAGCAATTTATTTTTCCGTTACCCCGAACTGCGCGCCCGCCGCCGCCTTCCCGCCTCGGAAGAGTATGGACGCTTCCTCGCCCGCATCGCCGCCAGCTGGAGACATCCAGAGGCAGAAGCATACGAATTCGTCCGGGCGCGGCGGTTTCACGTCCAAATGAATCTCACAATCGCGAAAGACGCCGCTCCCGATGGGGCAAACATCCGGTGCTGGCTGCCGATTCCCATCGAAAATTCCTTTCAGAAGCATTTCTCATTGATTTCATCCGATCCCGCAGCGCTTCATATCGCCGCATCCGATGCGCCTCATCGTTCCATTTATCTGGAGAAGAAAACGCAGGCGGGAAAGCCGACAGCCTTCACGATTGACTATGAATACGTCTCCTCGCCGCGCTACGGGGAAATCGATTCCCAAAAAGTTACCGCCCTGGTTCCAGCCAAAGCGCGCCGGTTTACGCTGGAGGAGCCGCCGCATATTGTTTTTCTGCCCGAAATGGGGGCTTTGCTAGAAAGCATCGCAGGCGAAGAAACGAATCCTTATACGATCGCCAAGCGAATATATGATTGGATCGGCGAAAATTTTCGTTATAGCTACGCGCCGGAATATTCGACCATCCGCAATCTCAGCCATTACGCTCTGGCGAAGCGCTACGGCGATTGCGGGCAGATCGCCATGTTGTTCATTACGCTATGCCGGATGAAAGGCATTCCCGCTCGCTGGGAATCGGGATGGATGCTATATCCCGAAATGACGGGCTTGCACGATTGGTGCGCTATTTATCTCGATCCCTACGGATGGATTCCCGTGGACGCCAATATGGGGATTTCGGCTCTTCACGATTGGGATTTTTTATCTCCGGAAGAAAAAGAGACGGTGCGGGATTTTTACTTTGGCCGCATGGACCCTTACCGGTTGGAGGCCAATAGCAATCATGGAGGGACGTTCGATCCGGCGAAAAAATATTTCCGTTCTGATCCGGTGGATTTTCAAAGAGGCGAAGCGGAGACGAGCGAAGAGAACCTTTATTACCATCGGTTCGATTACGATTTGAAAATATTATCGAGCCAACTTGAATAG